One genomic region from Leptolyngbyaceae cyanobacterium JSC-12 encodes:
- a CDS encoding hypothetical protein (IMG reference gene:2510097970), with protein sequence MTAAVKPQPRALLPLPTELADGLRLEGVFFRLSLKFAPNELVPPLLARSAKSGIPSKELG encoded by the coding sequence ATGACCGCTGCTGTAAAGCCTCAGCCACGGGCACTCCTTCCACTGCCGACGGAGTTAGCTGACGGGCTAAGACTGGAAGGTGTCTTTTTCAGACTCTCTCTGAAATTCGCCCCAAATGAACTGGTTCCTCCGCTTCTAGCTAGATCTGCGAAATCAGGCATTCCTAGCAAGGAATTAGGCTAA